The Bacteriovorax sp. Seq25_V genome window below encodes:
- a CDS encoding cysteine desulfurase family protein, whose translation MKLINNRIYLDYNATAPLAKSVTDWFASGALPFGNPSSIHSSGKLSKRLINETTDYLKRTFNLPYFEIFYHSGATEAINDVIKGFCFYSLAKKENFHVVAFATDHSCVVNQKEHIELLGGKFHTMNVDRNGMYDLNSVIEYIKKLDGDVLLNFTHVNNETGVIWPIADATKIKNETNCFVHVDAVQLIGKTDSSLHLDSEIDFYTFSGHKFGAMKGVGFSFAKERLIHWCALIRGGGQQAGMRSGTENVHGIYSLKLALVELLANFKPQELKDARDFVENSLTQNFKERITITAADADFRNLNTIYLVVHGAKTDILITAFDMAQIDLSSGSACSSGAVKPSRVLLAMGYSEEEAKSSIRISFPYSFSMEEAQTLSPKLNSILSRFLK comes from the coding sequence GTGAAATTAATCAATAATAGAATCTATCTTGATTATAACGCAACAGCTCCTTTAGCTAAATCAGTCACTGACTGGTTTGCTTCAGGGGCTTTACCTTTTGGTAATCCTAGTTCAATTCATTCGTCTGGAAAATTATCAAAACGTCTTATCAATGAGACGACTGATTATCTTAAAAGAACTTTTAATCTCCCGTACTTTGAAATTTTTTATCACTCTGGTGCAACAGAGGCGATTAACGACGTTATTAAAGGGTTTTGTTTTTATTCTTTAGCAAAGAAAGAAAACTTTCATGTCGTTGCGTTTGCGACTGATCACTCTTGTGTTGTAAACCAGAAAGAGCATATTGAATTGCTTGGTGGAAAATTTCACACAATGAACGTCGATCGTAATGGTATGTACGATCTGAATTCAGTGATTGAGTATATTAAGAAATTAGATGGTGATGTTCTTTTGAATTTCACGCATGTTAATAATGAGACCGGTGTTATTTGGCCAATTGCTGATGCAACAAAAATAAAGAATGAAACAAATTGTTTTGTTCACGTCGATGCCGTTCAACTTATTGGTAAAACAGATTCATCGCTTCACCTTGATAGTGAAATTGATTTCTATACTTTCTCTGGCCATAAGTTTGGTGCGATGAAGGGAGTTGGTTTTTCTTTTGCCAAAGAAAGACTCATCCATTGGTGCGCTCTCATTCGTGGTGGTGGCCAACAGGCCGGAATGAGATCTGGAACAGAAAATGTTCATGGAATTTATTCCTTAAAGCTTGCTTTAGTAGAGCTTCTGGCTAATTTCAAACCACAAGAATTAAAAGATGCGCGAGATTTTGTTGAAAATTCTTTAACTCAGAATTTTAAAGAACGAATTACAATAACGGCCGCAGATGCAGATTTTAGAAATCTCAATACTATTTACCTCGTCGTTCATGGTGCTAAGACGGATATTTTAATTACTGCCTTTGATATGGCACAGATTGATCTTTCATCTGGTTCTGCTTGTTCTTCTGGTGCAGTTAAGCCAAGTCGAGTTCTTTTGGCCATGGGTTACTCTGAAGAAGAAGCAAAGTCTTCAATTAGAATTTCTTTTCCTTATAGTTTTTCAATGGAAGAGGCGCAAACCCTTTCTCCCAAATTAAATTCGATTCTTTCTCGTTTTCTCAAATAA